Within Anopheles nili chromosome 3, idAnoNiliSN_F5_01, whole genome shotgun sequence, the genomic segment GTTCAGGCAACCCCTGGGGTGGAAGGGGAGGTCAGAATCAGCAAAAAGGTCACAGAATGGGGCACTTGGCACCAACACTGGCACAATACCGATGGCGCCCGTGGGGCGATCGCACAACGACGATCGCGCCACAGCGATGACGATCGTTAATAGAATAGCTCCCATGAAAATCTATAAAGCGAATGGTGAGATGATCGAGTggtttctttcattcgctGCGTTCATTCAGAGAGGATCGTTCGTGCGCTCGTGAGGTTCGACAAGACAGCGAACCGTTGTGCAACTTCAACTCCATTCAAACAGCGCcttccgtgcgtgcgtgtggccGTGAACAGTCGGCTGGGATCGGGTGATCGAGCCGTCTACTGCCGTGGTGTAGGGTGAACAATCGTATCTCTGCTCGAAGCGAGAAGACctccgaaaaaaagaagataaataCCAGAAACCGAGAAACGACGCAAACGGGCCCAAGGTCATCGGGCTGTGCGGTAGTGTGTCAgtcattttccgacccacctATTTGGAAGCGCGTGCTCCGTGCCACGCGTCCCTGGTTCACATTAGTGTCGAcggttgaaagtgaaacaaacctTGGGATAGTAGCTTGTTTTTGTGTGGATTCCGTCGATTTTTTAGTAGCAGTGTAGTGCGCGCTTGCTCCACCATGTCGATCAAGTACAACGAGAAAAATTTCCCCTACATCGATCTCGGGCAGGGCTACATCATCTACCTCGAGGATGAGGACTACACGGACCCGCGCTGGGTCGTAAAGGCAGAACAGGAGCTACAAGAAACACCTGAACATAAGGCTCGCTCGTTAGAACAGCTGCGTGAGTTGCTTCGTGGTGAGAAAAAGCTCACCGTACCGCTAGATGACGAGAAGTACCTGCTGAAGTTCCTGCGGCCGCTGGCGTACGATGTCCAGAAGGCATTCGACTGCATccggcacacgtacacgatgAAGCGCTCCTACGGCAAGGATTACTACGAAGGACGTATCAAACCATCGCACATCCGGCATATCTACGACGCGGGCATGGTGAACTTCCTGCCACTCCGTGATGACGACGGTTGCGGCATTTGCGTGACGCAGCTTGGCCGTAAGTACCCCAGCGATGTATGCATTGCCCGGCGCATTTATTGCACTCACGTACCTGAGCCACAAACTGGCTCCGTTGCCgaaacaaccacccacacccaaaGGTCTGGCGTGCGATGACCCGATTTCAATGACACAAGCGACTCCCCGAAGGGTAGTCGCACCGACTTTCagggttccaccaaaaaccAGTTTCCAAATTGAGTTTAGGCGCTAATCAGATGGCGCAGAGTGGCTGTCGCTGGTACCGGTTTGCAGAGATGAAACACATTCCACCGCGGCGAAATCGCTCGACCTCCAAACAAATGGACTGATTGATAAAAACGTAGGCCAAAAATTCTACATCCCCTCAGTCTGCCTGATTGATTTTTGCAACGGTTCGTCTGGTGCGTCTTCTCGATCCTCTCGTACCGTCATCATGTCCCAGTTTAAAGGCAATGGCGCTCGTTTCATCGTGCTCAGTTGATGGTTATAATTTTCTGATGAAATGGAAGCTGTTTTGTGCAAATGTTCACCCAACCCAAGCTCCTCTGACAGAAGGGCAATGGAAAGCAGCGAACCCTTCCATTGTGTTGCGATCACTCTGTGTGATTGATGTTGCTTCATCACGGTGCAGCAAACCATGGggcttgaacaaaaaaaaagactaaaCCACATTGTAGCTCGTACGTACTCTACGCGTACTTTTTGTGATGAACGAAGCGTGATCGTCCACATTTTTAATGATCGCACCACTATCGCCAACGGGTCGATCTTGACCTATATTTCAGTCTTCCGTTGAAGCGGCATGTCGTCGTTGCATAATGTGCTTCCAGAGTGTGCTATAATGGTGCTCGTACAGCGTTATTACTTTCATCAGATCAGTGACGCACTGAAACCGGTCACTTTCTGTCCAGGAAACCGTTCTCGTACGTAAGCGCAACCCAGATTGCAAATCGTAACAATTAATAATGTAGAATCATATCGTCGTATCGATCATGTCGCCGATCGGGATTGTTGAATATTAACAGGATGGTTCCTGTTACTGTTGGTGCAAAATCACCGACGTAGTTAAGTGATTTTGCGCTTGTGGAATAGAATATTCGATCAACATCAACCTGGGATATTTTTGGCATAGCGCCCGTGTGGATGGTTTCGCTTTTATTAAACCATTTCCTGCTGCAGTGAATGAATCACACGGTTCGCGAAGCACATACATCAAACACATCATTAGCAGGTCACACTAGCGTGGCGTCCACGCGTGAGAAAGATTCAATCGCATCCACAAATAACCGGCCACTTCCTGGTGTCGGTGCCACGTCACATTTACCAAAACCATCAGACTGGCCTTGGAGCTTTTCAGCAAGCAACCACATTATGTAAAGCACGCTTTGAATGATTATTTCCTTCGCGCTTCCTTTTGCAGGCAAGTGGAACACGTCGAAGATCTCGATGTATGACGTTGTGGCCCTGTTCCGCATCAACATTGAGGCCTCGCTGATGGATCCATTGGTGCAACTGAACGGCATACGGATCATCTTTGACTTCGACGGCTTGTCCATGTCACACGTTGCGCAGGCGTCACCAAAACACGCCATGGTGAGCCTGCAATGGATCCAGAAGTGCTGCCCGCTGCAGCTCAAGAGCATCCACATCGTCAACAACTCGATGCTGTTCAACGTACTGTTCACCATCTTCAAGCCGTTCATTTCGAAGGAACTGCGCGACAAGATGCACTTCCACAACCGAGACTACAGCTCGCTGAACAAGTGCATTAGCCCAAAATGTCTGCCACCGGCGTACGGTGGCACGCTTGACGCGGCTGAGTGCGAAGGTCAACTGCTTGGGGACTTCATGCAGCTCTACGACAAGCACTACGAAGGTGAGTCTCGAGGCTGCTGGGGTCTCGAGAAAGATCGAACGCCTCGAAGCAGATCGCAACAGATCGCCACTAACacgtgcgtgctttttttctctcctcacCACAGCCATGGACACGTTTGGCTACGACGAAAGCAGTTCCAACTAATGGCAGCACTCGTCAGCCGGGTGCTGAGTCAGCGATCGAATCTACCGCCGGCTAATCTGTGATCGACGTCGTATCGGACCCCTGTGAGCGCTGAACGTGCCCCTGCACGTTCAGTTTTTGCCTAATAAATACTGGAGCGGAGACTGCTCGTGTCCTTGACCGGAGGGTGACAGGTGATGCATCGCGACCGGAATGGACGCTGAACGGATGTTCGCTCCTCGATCCACAAGACTTCTTCCCAGGCGAATCCAACACCTGACGAACTGGGCACACAATTATGTAAGTGGTAGCGGGAGCATATAGCATAGTTTGGGGATTAACGGTAGGATACAAAGCAGTCAATACGTCAGCGACATTGAAACGTGAGCTGGAACCACGCATTGTTCACGGTCTCGTGTAGACATTATTTCACACGGGCATAAATTAAAGTTCAAGTACCGCGCGAAAGTGAGCCTTTGTGACGTGAAACGAAGAATGACCGTCTATTTATTCGTTTCATTAGCCACGTGCAGCATTGCGTGTTAAAAAGCTTCGGTTTGTTTTAGGAAGGTTGTTGCAACCACAGAGCGTATAGGGCGTGTGAAGTCAAACTAAATTCATACAGTTAAGTACAGCTaaacacaaaatcaaacaccgaTGAAACGACTTAGGTGAAGTGTAAGATGAATTTTATATTCACTAATAgctatttttaataaaaaataaattttaattattataattGTGCTTTTAGATGCCAATATTATGCAAAActttattgaaagaaaacaaactatTTTAGTCATGGGATTTCAATTGCAGTTATCTCGCAGGCGTGCCATTCTCGCATGTGATGTTATGATTGCTTTACTTCAGGAAGATATCCGTACTGGTCCTCTTCTACAATAGAGGTACATGCGTGAGTGCATTAAATAGTATTTATTTATAGCTTACGTACCTTCAAATTGTTCTTTATAACAATCCAGCAACTCTCCGATTACAGCTCCATCATACTCCGGTATCTCATAAGTTCCTCCCAGAAATGAGGGCAACAGACTTTCATCAACGTGTTCGTGCAGCTTCTTGAACTCAATCCCGTGAAGGAATATCTAAAGGATGTCGCCAAACAATCAATATTCAATCAATTGCTAATTTAATTCTTTCTCCCAGAGACAGACTCCTGCTCGCTCCCATTCTGAATCGTTTCATTGCGTCTGGATCACTTACCCGTTGGCTCCACTTTTTTCCCATGAATtgcttgaatattttaaacataatGTTAAACATCCGTGCGTTGTTGACAATATGTATGCCCTTGACGCGATAGGGCGAGTTCTTCTGGCCGTGATCGACGATACTTTTCACGAACATAGGTGGAAACTGGCTAATGTGGGAGAGCGATAGCTTGTCGAAGTTGATGATGAAAACTATGCCGTTT encodes:
- the LOC128725749 gene encoding alpha-tocopherol transfer protein-like gives rise to the protein MSIKYNEKNFPYIDLGQGYIIYLEDEDYTDPRWVVKAEQELQETPEHKARSLEQLRELLRGEKKLTVPLDDEKYLLKFLRPLAYDVQKAFDCIRHTYTMKRSYGKDYYEGRIKPSHIRHIYDAGMVNFLPLRDDDGCGICVTQLGRKWNTSKISMYDVVALFRINIEASLMDPLVQLNGIRIIFDFDGLSMSHVAQASPKHAMVSLQWIQKCCPLQLKSIHIVNNSMLFNVLFTIFKPFISKELRDKMHFHNRDYSSLNKCISPKCLPPAYGGTLDAAECEGQLLGDFMQLYDKHYEAMDTFGYDESSSN